One part of the Paramormyrops kingsleyae isolate MSU_618 chromosome 2, PKINGS_0.4, whole genome shotgun sequence genome encodes these proteins:
- the srrd gene encoding SRR1-like protein — MAGSDSEWRQVRRRRKKACDISTCQLSPKDFMGSVDMSKIQERVREAKMELTCEDIWQDWREMLTGCLRLQSQDITESGPDPHGLELDCVCYGLGSFLSGVASRYQLAMLLLLLEALKIPHGRCSMFDPVFSPAECNMLRKMGFTVLSENEEGKRPVSHPTLFYLLHCGTALYNNLLWSNWSQQKLPLLTIMGNSFQGLQDRMVQQDLEREYSFIANVSTVCQETSLPCSTRFSDVFNDTVVLQFPRHRLSTLPLHVWTHAPEPKYLNCKDLEIILREVSS; from the exons ATGGCTGGGAGCGACAGCGAGTGGCGACAAGTGCGGCGTCGCAGAAAGAAAGCATGTGACATTAGCACATGTCAGCTGAGCCCTAAAGATTTCATGGGCTCGGTGGACATGAGCAAGATACAGGAACGAGTGAGAGAGGCAAA GATGGAACTGACTTGCGAAGACATCTGGCAGGATTGGAGAG AGATGCTGACGGGCTGTCTGCGTCTCCAGAGCCAGGATATCACAGAGAGCGGCCCTGACCCACATGGTCTGGAGCTTGACTGTGTTTGCTATGGGTTGGGCAGCTTCTTGTCTGGCGTCGCTTCCCGGTACCAGCTGGCCATGCTGCTGTTGCTTCTGGAAGCGCTAAAG ATTCCCCATGGACGCTGCAGTATGTTCGACCCTGTCTTTTCCCCAGCTGAATGTAATATGCTCCGGAAGATGGGCTTTACTGTCCTGTCTGAGAATGAG GAGGGTAAGAGGCCAGTAAGCCACCCCACACTCTTCTACCTTCTCCACTGTGGGACAGCTCTGTACAACAACCTTCTTTGGAGCAACTGGAGTCAGCAGAAGCTGCCACTGCTCACCATCATGGGCAACAGCTTCCAGGGTCTCCAGGACAG GATGGTGCAGCAGGACCTTGAGAGGGAATACAGTTTTATTGCTAAT GTGAGTACAGTATGCCAGGAGACATCCCTTCCGTGCTCAACACGCTTCTCTGATGTGTTCAATGACACGGTCGTGTTGCAGTTCCCCCGACATCGACTGAGCACTCTTCCGCTGCATGTGTGGACCCATGCCCCTGAACCCAAGTACCTCAACTGCAAGGATCTGGAGATTATACTGAGGGAGGTATCAAGCTGA
- the LOC111856843 gene encoding clustered mitochondria protein homolog: MKDKVQPAEDSIAKLANGSKLPGNAVGLKLAGEEEDVSFPVKIQGAGVEPFEIQVHRFWLVQDAVMAVLGREEVAPRTSLSLSLSGTILDPICELQTIKGLKPGATLRLVEDSYTPRTVRVHLAHLQDFLRAPSPQDALREGRSPSLLNTLSPAHNSENTPGGHSGRGARRLPSDSKPEQQSMEGPPPDYILPGSKERPLVPLLPNNTHSEVPNCLIDLSLSCWNPPPGTRKLQGDFLYITICTLEGRWCDITSCPKGFFLNRSTLDVFDPRPASSSPPTHCLSDLLSQISPGFKKAFTTLRNRSQPPPLENMPTPYRTLSWLGPPSAVRCHRNSFTRSGLEEQGAAQAPDWNEELQTARDLPQGSLEERLHRDRVLLQVNSAFVWAAAQAVEAVVDGCVTPINGGVEEDPAFLCGGLFVSRGGASEGGERANRAAQRLELQGVQEYSNLLGHLLGLHTLPSAVVDYRGSRLLVQGLAPGLDGMGGEARGLLYGISAAVSEGPQRRKLLELLAHAAKSLNIQKHVVLSPSGQQVPLFSSVHTQGLLGADGRLYLLNLFHVHPADANYHVGENEEQAVQEEAQAGWLEYCSSRGFPRCFPHKFCLLRPELIQAFIQHKQSQFTQRVKERMEESGGIAECTKTGDPRGTEAIRGACKDVGSVSNIIFEMRFNPDVFCPGVQFPSSESNSVHLQETLLKEAASFLITNQIPAFLDDCLQFRVNPVDGATLCKAMHQKGINLRYLGELAIAISQSEHRERLQHVTRLVFGEIVIRSARRIFSSYVQNVEVSSLSAAVSHFLCCLLVPHFSSISAAEESKKRSKKRSRGGGATSDTMAWSALSGTELWGLLNQDARDTYHLTEGLGTSADYLMEQYGLQKFSLLRGLSLKTGIQLRLRDYTLDNCIKAPISPDDIINMFPVVKHVTMTTSDATQAFNSAQKSIEKGQLDRAYEQLKEATYLFGRVCDDLHPEASMCLSTLARVAYLQGNRTEARSVQMKAVVLSERVLGFDHPSTIQEYALLAMYVFAGQELGLAQRCLYRARLLMLLVHGEEHPYMATLDSSLGLVLQGEQSVQYLQSALRLNTMFRGLEDLHTALNQHLLAQRLCCIGDYRKAISHERQALAVFQAKFGDNHVQTKCSTEFLKAVTQQAVRVERSLRQGGSDLMDTVPPPESLIPSKETTLEQLAIVNDILKVSVSDKVQEIKAKLRELRATADTNSEKAEPSNGEVAGSSPADEAEAAENVTVSDVSASSVPEENTQQRPPIPYPEETESSNHLSENLDHAEEEAQEATDHRKAGETATMGKSDKPGTNVVNGEGLEITDQSGTAQCNGKGSLGASDDKLELAKPDTERQTSIMTEDSETEFNGVGASTVDKAK, encoded by the exons ATTCCTACACTCCTAGAACAGTCCGAGTCCACCTGGCCCACCTGCAAGATTTCCTCAGGGCCCCAAGTCCACAAGATGCCCTGAGAGAGGGTCGTTCCCCAAGTCTGCTCAACACCCTCTCTCCAGCACACAACTCAG AGAATACTCCGGGAGGTCATAGCGGGAGGGGTGCAAGGCGCCTTCCCAGTGACTCAAAACCAGAACAGCAGAGCATGGAGGGGCCACCACCTGACTACATCCTTCCTGGTTCCAAAGAACGACCCCTGGTGCCACTGCTGCCTAACAATACACACTCTGAG GTCCCAAACTGCCTCATAGACCTGTCCCTCAGTTGTTGGAACCCACCTCCAGGAACCCGTAAACTACAAGGAGACTTTTTGTACATAACCATATGTACTTTAGAGGGCCGCTGgtgtgacatcacttcctgtcccaAGGGATTTTTCCTCAACAG GTCTACTCTAGATGTGTTTGACCCACGGCCGGCCTCATCATCACCACCCACTCACTGTCTGTCAGATCTGCTGTCTCAGATCAGCCCCGGATTTAAAAAAGCCTTCACAACCCTCAGGAACCG ctcccagccacCCCCCCTGGAGAACATGCCCACTCCCTACCGCACACTTAGCTGGCTGGGCCCCCCCTCCGCTGTGCGCTGTCACCGTAATTCGTTTACTCGTTCAGGCTTGGAagagcagggggcagcacag GCTCCAGACTGGAATGAAGAGCTTCAGACAGCCAGGGATCTTCCTCAGGGCAGTCTGGAGGAGCGTCTTCACCGGGACAGAGTCTTACTGCAG GTGAACAGTGCCTTCGTGTGGGCGGCCGCTCAGGCAGTGGAGGCTGTGGTTGATGGCTGCGTGACACCAATCAATGGCGGAGTGGAGGAGGACCCGGCTTTCCTGTGCGGTGGCCTCTTTGTGAGCCGTGGCGGCGCCAGTGAGGGGGGTGAACGTGCCAACAGGGCAGCACAGaggctggagctgcagggggtgCAGGAGTACAGCAACCTGCTGGGCCACCTGCTGGGTCTGCACACACTACCCAGCGCTGTGGTGGACTACAGGGGTTCCCGCCTGCTGGTGCAAGGGCTGGCCCCAGGTCTCGATGGCATGGGAGGGGAGGCCAGGGGGCTTCTGTATGGCATCTCGGCCGCCGTTAGTGAGGGACCTCAACGACGCAAGCTGCTAGAGCTGCTGGCCCATGCTGCCAAGAGCCTAAACATCCAGAAGCATGTGGTGCTCAGCCCCAGCGGCCAGCAGGTTCCACTGTTCAGCTCCGTCCACACGCAGGGCCTGCTGGGCGCCGATGGCAGATTATACCTGCTCAATCTCTTCCACGTCCACCCTGCCGACGCCAACTACCATGTGGGAGAGAATGAGGAGCAGGCTGTGCAGGAGGAGGCACAGGCTGGCTGGCTGGAGTACTGCTCCTCCAGGGGATTCCCTCGCTGCTTCCCACACAAGTTCTGCCTCCTGCGGCCAGAGCTCATCCAGGCCTTCATCCAGCACAA GCAGTCCCAGTTCACTCAGCGTGTGAAGGAGAGAATGGAGGAGTCCGGGGGGATTGCAGAATGCACAAAGACTG GAGATCCACGTGGGACAGAAGCAATAAGAGGGGCCTGTAAGGATGTGGGTTCAGTCAGTAACATCATCTTTGAGATGCGTTTCAACCCTGATGTATTTTGCCCAG GTGTGCAGTTTCCAAGCTCAGAGAGCAACAGTGTTCACCTTCAGGAGACGCTCCTGAAAGAAGCAGCCAGCTTCCTCATCACCAATCAGATTCCTGCCTTT CTAGACGACTGCCTGCAGTTCAGGGTGAACCCAGTGGATGGTGCCACACTGTGTAAGGCCATGCATCAGAAAGGCATCAACCTTCGGTACTTGGGCGAGCTGGCCATAGCTATCAGCCAGTCAGAACACAGAGAGAGGCTGCAGCATGTTACT AGACTTGTGTTTGGTGAGATAGTGATCCGTTCAGCCAGACGCATTTTCAGCTCCTATGTACAG AATGTGGAGGTATCCAGCCTATCAGCAGCAGTCAGTCACTTCCTCTGTTGCCTGCTGGtgccccacttcagctccattTCTGCAGCGGAAGAGTCAAAAAAGCGGTCAAAGAAGCGTAGCCGAGGGGGTGGGGCAACATCTGACACAATGGCATGGAGCGCGCTCAGTGGCACAGAGCTGTGGGGACTTTTAAACCAGGATGCTAGAGACACCTACCATCTTACAGAGGGTTTAGG GACCAGTGCTGACTATCTAATGGAGCAATACGGACTGCAGAAATTTTCCCTGCTTAGAGGACTCAGTTTGAAGACAGGAATACAG CTGCGTCTCAGAGATTATACACTGGATAACTGCATCAAGGCCCCCATTAGCCCAGATGACATCATCAACATGTTCCCTGTCGTTAAGCATGTAACTATGACAACCAGCGATGCCACGCAGGCGTTCAACTCTGCTCAGAAGAGCATTGAAAAGg GACAGCTGGATCGGGCCTATGAGCAGTTGAAGGAGGCAACGTACCTGTTCGGCCGTGTGTGTGACGACCTGCACCCGGAGGCAAGCATGTGCCTCAGCACCCTGGCCCGGGTGGCATACTTGCAGGGCAACCGTACAGAG GCCCGCAGCGTACAGATGAAAGCTGTGGTGTTGAGCGAGAGGGTCCTTGGATTCGATCATCCAAGCACTATCCAGGAATAT GCCCTGCTGGCCATGTATGTGTTTGCGGGGCAAGAGCTGGGCCTAGCACAGCGCTGCCTGTACCGCGCGCGCCTGCTGATGCTGCTGGTGCATGGGGAGGAGCACCCCTACATGGCTACACTGGAT AGTTCTCTAGGTCTGGTGCTGCAGGGAGAGCAGTCAGTACAGTATCTACAGAGTGCGCTCAGACTCAACACCATGTTCAGAGGCCTGGAGGACTTGCACACTGCTCTAAA CCAGCATTTGCTCGCCCAAAGGCTCTGCTGTATTGGAGATTACCGGAAGGCCATTAGCCACGAGAGACAAGCACTAGCCGTGTTCCAGGCAAAG TTTGGAGACAACCATGTGCAGACCAAGTGTAGCACGGAGTTCCTGAAGGCCGTTACCCAACAGGCTGTGCGTGTGGAGCGCTCCCTGCGACAGGGTGGGAGTGATCTGATGGACACAGTGCCCCCTCCTGAA AGTTTGATTCCCTCAAAAGAGACAACGCTGGAGCAGCTGGCCATTGTCAACGACATCCTGAAAGTATCAGTCAG TGATAAGGTCCAAGAAATCAAAGCGAAACTCAGGGAGCTCAGAGCTACTGCTGATACTAACAGTGAGAAAGCAGAACCCAGCAATGGTGAGGTGGCAGGAAGCAGCCCAGCTGATGAGGCGGAGGCTGCTGAGAACGTCACGGTCTCTGACGTGAGTGCCAGTAGTGTCCCTGAAGagaacacacaacaaaggcCACCTATACCCTACCCAGAGGAAACAGAGAGCAGCAACCATCTCAGCGAGAACCTAGACCATGCTGAAGAAGAGGCACAAGAAGCTACTGACCACCGTAAAGCTGGGGAGACAGCCACTATGGGAAAGAGTGATAAACCAGGAACCAACGTTGTCAACGGGGAGGGTTTAGAAATAACTGACCAATCAGGAACAGCACAATGCAATGGGAAAGGGAGCCTTGGAGCCAGTGATGACAAGTTGGAACTAGCAAAGCCTGACACAGAAAGACAGACCAGCATAATGACAGAAGACTCTGAAACAGAGTTTAACGGAGTAGGAGCCTCCACTGTGGACAAGGCAAAGTGA